In the genome of Capricornis sumatraensis isolate serow.1 chromosome 4, serow.2, whole genome shotgun sequence, the window CATCGGTCCTCCTGCCCTgcgggcaggggcagggcagagagAGCAGGTCAGCACAGCCTGTCGCCCACCCTGCACGCCCCCTCCTTCCCCAGAAGCACCATCCGGAGAGGCTGTGGGGCTGAAGGGACCTCCCAGAGCAGCCCAGGGCCCTGGGCAGCTCCTGGGAGGTGGGCGGAGGCTGGGCAGGGCGGTACACCTACCTGGATGCAGGTGCTGGGTGCACAGGCCTCGCCCCCAGGAATGTCCACAAAGGCCACTGCAGGGTCCCCTGCAGAGTCACCCTGGCGGGGGAGGGGCCGGTCACAGGCAGTGGGGCacagaccaggctcctccaggccgCTGTCGTGCTCGCCGCCCTCCGCCCTCGCGGGGACTAGCTCTGACTGCAGGAAGGCCGGGGGTCAGCCCCACCCCCGGGGTCGCCTGCCCCACCTGGCTCACAGAGGCCGCAGGGACGGGGGTGGCCTGGAGCAGTCGGCGGCAGGCGGGGGGCCATGTCTTCCCCTGGTGGCACAGGCACACCTGGAAGCGGGAGGGGCTGGACGAGAAGAAGGCCACCCGGAGGTGGCCCGGAGCAGGCGAAGGCTGGACGGCCATCTTCCAggctgtgggggcaggggtgaggcCCAGCGCCCACCCACCGCTGACCATCTTGGCTATGGCCACACTGCAAGGGCCTCCCGCCTGCCCCCTGGAGGGCCCCGCCCCCTTGTTGGGGCCCTGCCCCTCAGAGGGCCCTGGTCCCCTTGAGGGCCCCGCCCCTTGGAGGCCCCCTTCCCCTGGAGGCCCCCGTCCCCTGGAGGGCTCACCTGGGAACCTTGGCTGCTTGAAAGGGCACCTCACTTGGAAACCCAGGCTCGTGGAGAACTGCCGGGAGGCCGAGGGACAGGGTGTGGCTGTGTGCCCAGCGACAGGCAGGCCTCCTTCACGGCCCTCTGGGACTGGTCacaaacccccaccccccactgttGGCCCAGGAGGGGTTAGAGGGGCTGCTAGGTGGCTGGACCCTGGGGCTGGGCAAGGCAGAGGGAGACATTTGGCTGTGGGTCCCCTGCCCCAATGCCGTGGGTCCCTTGTCTGGCTCCTCAGATCCCTCCGCCAGCCCCGGGAGGGCACGAGGCAAGCTGTGGTCCAGCCCACTCACCTtcaggcagagctggggctgtgtgtcCACGAGCGGGTACTGCACCTGGGGGGAGCTCACGTCAGGGCTCTGGCCATCCATCTCCGCCCCCATCACTGCCTGGGGGACACTCACCCTGCCGCGGGCTGGCCGGCCTGAATGCTTCAGCTCGAGGCAGTGGGCCCCTGGCCCTGGCTGCCAGCACAGACTCACACGGCCTCTCATGGGGCAGGCGGGCTCCCAGCTCAGCGCCTGGCTCCCCGGGTGGTAGTGGATGGCGTCCCGGAGGCTCTCCGTGACTGCAGGGACCCTCCCCCAGGGCTGGAGTCAGAGGGACACTGTCCCAGCTGCTGACAGGCCACCGGACCCAGCACCTGCTCGGCGATGGGCAGGCTGGGTCCTGGGCAGGTGTCTTTTCCCGTGGCTCTAGACCTAGGCCCCACCCAGTTCGCTTGTGTGCCCCGCCGATGAACACCCCTTATCCTCGGGGAGGACCCCCTCCCCTTCCCGCTGTGGCCTTGGCTCTCCCAGGTGGCCAGGCCATGGCGCCCGCGTGTGCTTGTGCGCTGCCTGGCATGGACGCTTGCATCCACGCAGGGCTTCCACCACCTGGAGGGCTTGCCCAGAACACAGCTCTGACGACCTGCTGCCTGAAGCTGTCTCAGGCGCTGAGGCTGGCCCTCCCCGCTACTCTCAGCCCTCCTTGCGTCAGCCCTGCGCGCTGGACCAGCAGCCCCCATCCTTGGGGACCCCTGACTCGccatctcccacccctccctcctcgcTCTCCCGAGCACCTCAGGGCACTCACCATTTTTGAAAGGGCAGGTCTGGATTCGCACCGCATCAGGGGTCGCCGACCAGACCTACGGAAGGGGCTGGGATCAGCACAGAATCGGCCCATCCTCTCGTCCACTCTCGCGTGTCAAGGCCGCACCCTTACTGACCTCAAGGCACAGACACGACAACTCTTGGCTGTAGGGTAGAGAGACCCTCCGGGAGACCCTGTTCCCTGTTACCTGCAACAGAGGGAAGGAGCGTAGGCGGGGGCGACAGGAACGGGTGGGGCCtggtgggcggggcggggcgggaggggaggacagagggcGGGCGGGGCCAGGGCTGTGGGCGGGGCCAGGGCTGTGGGCAGGGCAGCAGGTGGGACAGCTGGTGGACGGGGCctggtgggcggggccggggctgtGGGCAAGGTGGCAGGGGAGGACAGGGGGCGGGGCTGGAGCTGTGAGCGGGGCTGGGGCTCACCCGCACTGGGGCGCCCGCGTCCTCGCAGGTGAACCGCTTCAGACAGAGCCGCACGTAGTAGTCAGGGCCCCCCGACTCTGGCACCTGTACTAGAATGACCTTGCGGCTGCGGTCCACCCAGTAGGAGAGCTTCTCAGCTgtaggagggcaggaggaggggtcaCGCTGGGGCCAGAGGTCACCAGGCACAGGGCTCCAGCTGTCCTGACAGCCTGCATGTGGTGACTCCTGCCAGACCCAGGCGTCTTGGAAGTTGCCTGCCTGAGGACCATTGTGAGTTCCCAGAAGAGCCCGGTAGGAGGCCTGCGGGTGCCCACCACCACCCAAGGGTCTTCCCAGGGGCAGCGGGGCCGGGGTCCCACCTGGGGAGGGACCTCACCGAAGCAGTCAGGCACATTCTTCCCCACGTCCTCCTCTCTGCAGTCTGTGAATGACAAGGGAAGTGCTGGGCCCAGCCCACTCTGCCCCAGGGGCCACCCCCAGCCGGGCCTCTGCTGGTGTGGTTTCCAGAAGCCCACCCCTCCAGGGAGACAGCAACCcagaattaaaatacacttgctggGACCTGTCCCGCATGACCTACCTGCTGCCTGGGTGACACCTGCCCCACGGCAGTCACCACTCCCtccaggaggctggagggcagtGCCCACGCCAGCTCCCTGGTCCCTACCTTCCATGTGGTATTGCTGGCCCAGCTGGACCCCGCAGAAGTGGGGGACAGTCCTCAGGGTGACGTAGAGGGTCTGGGCCACGGCCACCTCGAAGCAGTCAAAGCGCACCTGGAGCTGGGCAGGGGCGGGGTGAGCTGTGGACCTGGGTGTTGGCCCCCTACCCCTGGCCAGGCCAGCTCCACCTCGTACAGCTGGAGCCCAGAGTCTGGGGTAGGGGAGGAGGGGCGCCCCGTCCATGGGCCGGGATGGGCTGTGGAGCGGGGAGGGTGGCGAGAACTGGCCAGGGGACAGCTGTGCTGCCGGGCACAGGCTTGGGGCTGGACTGGCGGGTCCGGGTCAGACACTGGCCTCACCTGCTGCCCTGCCTGCTGGCGGGAGGCCCTGGACACCTGCACAGCCTGGCACTGCGTCTCCTGGGTATCCAGGCTCGTGGAGCAGACCTCCAGGCCCTGCAGGCTCTCTGTGGAGAGAGGGTCCGTGGCCTGTCAGACCATGCTGTCCCCTGTGAAGGCAGTGAGCAGGGTCTCTCTGCCCCACCCTAGCCTGCCGTCAGGTTGACATGGGAAGAAAAGGAGCCCTGAGCCCCCCCATGACCCAGGAGTGACCCCGTCACAGTCACCGTGCAGCGCGAGGGAGGCATTGACGCGCAGGAGCAGGGAGCAGCCGTCAGGTGGGGAGCACTTCATGGCAGTGGAGAGCGCCAGGGACCCCAGGACGGACCTGGGCATGGACACGGGGGGCTGCCGGCAGAAGctgttgaaaatatttcctgttgggggagagggaggctaAGTGCCAGGGTTGCTGGTGCCTGGGCTATTGCCTGTGGGTGGCCGGGTGGGGAGTGGCTCTGGGTCTCTGCTGCACAAAATGGGGGGGCGGTCCTCCCTACTCTCCCCAGTGCCGTCAGAGAGCCAGGCCCTGGAAGAGTGGTGGGCCCACCTGAGCCATGTGCAGAGCTGTCTGCTGGGCCCAGGAGTAGGGCCCCCACCTGGCCAGCAAAGAGGCAGAGGAGGCCCCCCCGCCAGGCGTGCCGGCTGGCCCCATGGGTTCCAAGGATGAGCAGCAGCACAGGTCTGCGGGGGGCACCCGGGCCTGGGCCCGAGGCCACTGCCGCCTAAAGCCCTGTCCGTAGGCAGGCAGCAGCACTGGCACAGATGGCTTAGCCCCAATGGCCTTGGTCAGGGCCCTGGAAGCGGGGGCCGGACCGGGCGCCGTGCAGGCAGCGGGGGTCTCGCTTTCAGGCTCCGGGGCTGAGCGGTGTTTTCGGTCTTGGCTCTGCCCAATCTTCAGGCAGATGCTTCAAGGTCAATGGGGTTAGTTCCACGGGCTCCACCATGCCCCGGAGAGCCCTGCACCCCGCGGAGCTGGCAGCCCAGGTTCCCTCTGGCACTCAGGGCCTGGCGTTCCGGCCAGGTGACGTGTCAGATGGTATGTGTGCTCAGCGGTGGCCAGGGTGCAGGCACACCCCAAGCAGCGTGGCAGGAAGACCCGCCCTCAGGCTTACGGCCAAGGGGAAGCGAAGGACGAAGGTGCCAAGGCCCTTCCTGTGCTTCAGGGGGAGGGGGACACGGGGACCAGGGTGACCGGTTGAATGCAcgagggtgggggaagggcagaGGGTGCACCCAAGGCCGTCTCCCCCCGTGGCACAAGGAGCCGGAGTGAGGGGTCCCCGTGGCCATGGTGGCTGGGCTCCCAGACCTTGGAGAAGGGGGCTGAGGCGCCACTGCTGAGACCCAGCCAGAAGAGCTGGCCCGTCGCTCAGCGGAGCCCCGACCTGACCAGATCAGACATGATTCAGAGAGGCAGCAGAAACTGTGAGGTCTGAAATGTTCCTGGGAAAGAAACCAGAGCTGTGGGCCCCGCTGAGGTCAAGATGGAGTCACGGCGCTCAGCCTGGACAGCAGGCGAAGTGCGATCTCAAGACACTGGGTGCAAGGAAGCCAGGACGGCGATGCCCATGGAGGGGGCAACCCGGGAGCCTCACCATGCCCACTGTCCCGAGGGTGCTGCCAGGTGGCGGGGATGGGGTAACGGCGTTCAAGGTGCCTCCCCAAGAGAAGAAGTGGGGCAGATCTGGGCAGAGGCAAATGGCCGGACGTGGCCAGAGTTTGCAGGATGAGCACGGGAGGACCGCGATGCAGAGAGCAGGGTGAGTGTTTGGCAGAGCGGGATGCCCGCGTGGACTGAGGAGCTGCAGGAAGAGAAGAAGCCAGAGGGGCCCTGGGGACAGAGTCTTGTCGGCCCGTGGGTCTGGGCTGTCCCTGCTCCCAGCCAGACCACAGACCCAGGGCCTCACGGGGCCCTGGTGCAGCGGACACAAGGGTCTTGTTTCTGTAAGAGAAATAACTAGCCATGGGTGGAGCGCTGCTCTGATCTCGTCTAACAGATCTTGAAAGAGAGACCCCAGAAAGATTAACCTGTTTCCAAGTAAGTTGACTGTATTCCCTAAAAGACTCAAGAATATTTGTGACGATAAAAGTGTATATCCAGTGTGCCTCTGTGCTCAGCCACACAGCACTGcctctgcgatcccatgggctccaggcaagagcactggagtgcggtgccgtttcctcctccaggggatcttcctgcccgagggactgaacccatgcctctcatatctcctgcaccggcaggtggatCCTGTACCGCTGAGCCGTCTGTGAGCCAGGTGAAAATCACAGTCTACCGTATTTTCAAGCTTGGTGAGGACTATATACTCACAGATCCAAGAAGCCCAGTGAAAGATAAGAAACATGAAGAAATTATAAGCACACCACAGTCAGTCTGTTCAAAGCCAGAGTAAAGAGAAAACTGCAAAGCTACCAGAGGGAAAGACACGTGAGGCACAGCGGAACCAAGGCACGGGAGAGGCAGACTTCTTTTGGGAGCCATGCGAGTGAGATGATGATAGGAAAGACTCCCCAGGACTGAGAGACAAAACCCACCAGCCTAGCGTCCCACCCCTGCTCAGGCCTGCGtgcctgactcttggcaaccatGCTGCGAGTCCAGCGGGGAATGCACGGTCCTTCCAGCAAATGGTGCTCAGCTCTGTGTCCACTGGAAAACAATGGGCTCTAGACCACAGCTCTCACAGAATGTAAAGTGGATTGTCAGACTCAGTGCAAAACCTAAACTACCAAACTTTCAAAAAGAAACCTATTTTCAATAATCTCTAtgaccttcagttcaattcagttcagtcactcagtcacatctgactctttgcgaccccatggactgcagcacgccaggcctccctgtccatcaccaactcccggagtccacccaaacccatgtccattgtgtcggtgatgccatacaaccatctcatcctctgtcatccccttctcctcctgccttcaatctttcccagcatcagggtcttttcaaatgagtcagttctttgcatcaggtggccaaagtattggagtttcagcttcagcatcagtccttccaatgaacagccaggactgacctcctttaggatggactggttggatctccttgcagaccaagggactctcaagagtcttctccaacaccacagttcaaaagcatcattcttctgcactcagctttctttatagtccaactctcacatccacacatgaccactggaaaaaccatagccttgactagacgggcctttgttggcaaagtcatgtctctgctttttaacatgctgtctaggttgatcatagctttccttccaaggagcaagcgtcttttaatttcatggctgcaatcaccatccacagtgattctggagcccagaaaaataaagtcggccactgtgtccactgtctccccatctgtctgccatgaaTGGCAGCTGTGACCTTAGGTGAGGCTAAATTCTCTGACACAGAATACTGAAACTGTGACTCGTAAGAGAAGAAACGGGCAAGTTGGATTCCATCAAGCTTTCCAActtctgctctttgaaagacCCCAGTAAAGAGTAAAAAGACAAGTCAGAGACaggatatttgcaaatcatgcaCCTGTTAAGGAACGTGTGTTCAGAACCTGTAAGAACTTTCCAAATTCAGCAACGAGGAAACCAGCAGCACGTCTGCCTGTCCTCCACGTGGAGGGGATGGGGCTGCGGGTTCCACCGCCCCAGATGATAGAGGTTTAGAAATAATAAAGCCAGCAGgtagctgttgctgttcagtcactaaattgtgtccagctctttgcgacccatggactgcggcacgccagccttccctgtccttcactgtcttcctgagtttgctcaaacccatgtccattgagtcggtgatgctagctaatcatctcatcctctgtcgtccccttctcctcctgccctcaatctttcccagcatcagggtcttttccagtgagtcggctcttcacagcaggtggccaaagtaagcGAGTAGTTGGTCTGCCTTTTCCTATCCATGTGTGCTGGCAGTTCTAAACGGGGGTAAAATCCTCCCCGCTGGTCAGAGCTGGGAATGGTCCCCTGCCCCGGCCTGGCCCCCACCACACACCCAGCCTGCTGTTGCCTTGGGGCTGATGAACCCGAAGTGTGGGGTCACATGGGCGATTCAGAGCTTCCTGGGGGGACAGTTCCCAAGGGCTGTGGCTGGAATCGGAGCAGAGGCTGCCTGCAGGAGGCGGCCGAGTCCTGGTCTGGCTCCAGGGGCTCCTGGTCAAGCCTGGGAGTGGGGGGTTAGTCCGGCAAGGTGGGGGTAGGGTGAGGAGAGCTGTGTCCCCAGGCCTGACGTTTCCTTGCTGAGAGGCGCATCCTCGGAGCCTGGAGCTTCAGAACTCTCTCTCATCTAGGCTGTCCCTCGTATGTGTGGAAACGTCCTCCTCTGTGCAGAAAATGAGAAGGCGGCGTCTTTTGACCTTTTCTGGAGAAATACAAGGACCTGTTGCAGCCAGTCAAGAAAAGGATCAGAGTCAGAAGGAAAAAGGGTGGAGCCACAGAAGGGAAGGGCGACCGCGGGTGCCATGAAGTTGCTTGTATAAAAGTAAGGACAGGCTCCTGTCCCCAGTTAAGGTCACAGCACAGAAGGTGTATAGGAGAAGGTGATGTGacggacttccctgctggttgaGTGGTTAGGGCACAGCGCTTGCACTGCctgggcatgggttcagtccttagtTCAGGAACTAAGGCCCCACAGGCTGTGCACAGCAACCTCACTGTGACCGTGTGGAAGGCATTGTGAACCCCAAATTCTTCATAAAGATTAAGGGGAAGTGAATACATTTGATCTCGTTTGAAGGTTTAAAGCCATCACAGTAAACCAGAGGCATACTAAGAGAAGGCCTAACACCTCGCCTGCGTCTTAAAAAGGAGAAATAGGAACTCAGAAGGAAGAAGTGGGTTACAAAGGGAATCGTGAACACAGGAGCTGGTAAGATACGGAGGGGATCTAACTGCGCGTTggcggggcaggaggagagggaagggctcCCGTGCGTCTGAAAGCCCGTCGGGGTTTCCTTCTGCATCCCACAGGAGCCTGTGCTGTCTGGACCGGCTCTACTGAGAACAGCTAACAGTGCTGGAGGGAAAAAAGTACATGTTAAAAACTCACATGTAAAATCATACACGTGAAAACATACATGTAAAACACGTGGAACATACCTGTAAACACATACATGTGGGAAACATAGGCATAGACAACTTACATATATGTGTGAAAACATACATGTGAAAAAAACTTCCCCGAACCCGTGAGAGCTGAGgaagcggggcgggggggggtgcgGGATGCTGAGGCTCGGCCAGACCAGGAGGCCCAGGGCTGCCCCGTCTCATTGACGGGATCCGGAGAAACCTGCTGCCTCCTCCCACCCTGGGCCCGGCGGGAGGGCAGGGACAGGGAGCTTCCTGGAGAGCCTGCAGCCTCTGCGGGCTCCAAGCGCTGGTCTGCACCCAGGCAGATCCAAGGAACTTCAGTCCACGACTTAGAAATGGTCCCGATAGTCACAGGTCACTCCTGGTTCACCGAGAAACAAAGGGAACCCGGTCTGAGGGGAGTTGCCTGAATCCTCGGCCCGGGGACAGCCAACAGCCATTTCTCAGGGGCACGgagcagacttttatttttggccacactgcgtgGCCTGTGGCATCTTAGGTTCTCTCCCAGGGACAAACCCCGGCCCCCAGCAGGGAAAGgcagagccctgactgctggatggccagggaactccctggagCAGACGCGTGAGAGATAAACAGAGCACCCAGAGGGAGGGCTGGAAGAGACACACGCCACCGATGGTCCAGGAGCCTCCACAGGGCCACCGTGGGTTTAGAGTGGAGCCTCGGGCAGTCCTGCTGCTTGCCAACTCCGAGCAGAGGTCCACTGCGCTTTCTGCACAGGGCCTCAGCACCTCCTTTCTTCCAGGCTCGGCGCTCAGAACACCGGGGAGAGCACCGTGAAACTGTGCCCCCGACACTGTGTCTGGGCCACAGCACTCCCCGCTAGGCGGGCTGGAGAGGGCGGAAACCTGTCTGCACAGACTCGTCCCTGTCTCTCCTGGTGCTCATGACCAGCCCATCTCCATGGTCGGGCGCTCGGCTGTGAATACCACACCGCCTCCCCTTCCACTCGTGTTCTCAGTGTTGCAAACAGCCCTGTGTTAGATTTTCACCCCGTTTCCCGTCCGACCCCTCCCGGGGCCTCGTGGCTGATGCTCCTTCCCTAGGAGTGGCCCTTGGGACAAGAGCCCCTGAGTCCCAGCCTGAGCCAGTGTCCTTTCATGGAGATATGTTTGATGCATGGCATTGTGTAAACTTAAGGAGTACAGCGTGCTGGTTCACTGCATATATCTGCTGTCATCGTTGCTGTTGGAGCAACAGCAGCCATATCAGGTCCCAtaattgttgtttctgttttgtggttGGATTAATTAAGGTCTGGCCTCTTAGCGAGTTTCACGATCATGACGCGGAACTGTGTCTATAGTCATGAAACGAAGCGCTGTGGTTTTGGTGTCCGTCCTCTTCGGGGGTAAAATGTAGCTCTTTGAGAGATCTGAtgtattttcctttccattttgaaTTGCTAAGTTCTTTTTGCTTAGAGGCCCAAAGATTTTTCACTTTAACATCCACCCATTTTGCTTGAGTGGGTTCTCACGTTGCGTCTTCGGGGCTGTTCCTCTCCAGTTCGACGCCTCGTGTTGGGGCTGTCTGCTGTCCCGGAGCTGCAGCTCTGCGCCTCTGCTCTGCGGCTCGGCTTTCTCCAGGGGCCCACGGCGCCCGCACTCTGGACTTTCTCTGTCTATCTGCGGCATCTTCTGTTATTGACTCGGCATTTCATCTCTTCTgactctttctcttttccaacCTTACTTGTATtcttttctaaacattttcatttcttcacttATTTTTGGTCGCATGGAATCCTCGTGACTGTGCACGGACTTTCCTCTCAGTGTGGTGAGTGGGGCTTCCTCTTTGCTGCGGTGTGTGGGCTGCTCGGTGCTCTgggttctctggttgtggagcccGGGCTCCAGGGCACGAGGGCTCAGCACTTGCAGCACCTGCCCGGGCTCCAGGGCGCCGGCTCGGGAGCAGCGCCTGCCCGGGCCCCAGCGCGCCGGCTCGGGAGCCACGCCTGCCTGGGCTCCAGCGCGCCGGCTCGGGAGCCGTGCTGCCCGGGCCTCAGGGCGCCGGCTCGGGAGCCGCGCCACCCGGGATCCAGGGCGCCGGCTCAGGAACTGTGGTGCGCGGGCTTCGCTGCTCTGAGGCGcgtgggatcttccgggaccagggattgaaccctgcattgGATTCTTGTCCACTGTGCCATCACGGAAGTCCCTTGTATTCtcgttttaattgaaatatagttgatttacaatgttgtgttaatttctgctgtatagcaaagtgattctgttatacatatagatacattatttttttaaaaagctttctttttcattgtggtttatcacagaatattaaatatagttccctgtactaacagctcagttcagttcagtcgctcagtcatggctgactctttgcaacgccatgaaccacagcatgccaggcctccctgtccaccacctggagtctactcaaacacAATATGACacttctttctgattttaaaaaaaatcccctttTCACCTTCTATTTCTCTCAAGGCATTTAATATTGGGTCTATTCACTACTTCTAACATAGTCGTCATTTCTGCAGTGATATTCCCTTTATTTTTAAGCCCAAGTGTTGTCACCTCATTTCTGAAATTTCCTAACTTTTGTTCCTATTGTTCTTTCACATCTTTATCAACTTTCTTGAGTCGtctaacatttcatgcaaagatgggctcaataagggacagaaatggtatggacccaacagaagcagaagatattaagaagaggtggcaagaatacacggaagaactgtacaaaaaagatcttcacgacccagataatcatgatgatgtgatcactcacctagagccagacatcctggaatgcaaaatcaagtgggccttaggaggcatcactacgaacaaagctactggaggtgatggaattccagctgagctctttcaaatcctagaagatgatgctgttaaagtgccagcaaatttggaaaactcagcagtggccacgggactggaaaaggtcagttttcattccaaccccaaagaaaggcaatgccaaagaatgctcaaactactgcacaattccactcatctcacatgctagcaaagtaatgctcaaaattttccaagccaggcttcaacaatacgtgaactgagaacttcccaatgttcaagctggatttagaaaaggcaaaggaaccagagatcaaattgccaatatctgttggatcatatgaaaagcaacagaattccagaaaaacatctacttctgctttattgactatgctaaagcctttgactgtgtggatcacaacaatctgtggaaaattcttcaagagatgggaatacgagaccacctcaCCTACCTCCTttgaaacttgtatgcaggtcaagaagcaatggttagaaccggacatgaagcaatggactggttccaaattgg includes:
- the IL17REL gene encoding interleukin-17 receptor E-like protein — its product is MLAGHAVALLCLTWGAYQSLAVPRVTECGLSCPQGFACKSRVNRNIFNSFCRQPPVSMPRSVLGSLALSTAMKCSPPDGCSLLLRVNASLALHESLQGLEVCSTSLDTQETQCQAVQVSRASRQQAGQQLQVRFDCFEVAVAQTLYVTLRTVPHFCGVQLGQQYHMEDCREEDVGKNVPDCFAEKLSYWVDRSRKVILVQVPESGGPDYYVRLCLKRFTCEDAGAPVRVTGNRVSRRVSLPYSQELSCLCLEVWSATPDAVRIQTCPFKNVTESLRDAIHYHPGSQALSWEPACPMRGRVSLCWQPGPGAHCLELKHSGRPARGRVQYPLVDTQPQLCLKFSTSLGFQVRCPFKQPRFPAWKMAVQPSPAPGHLRVAFFSSSPSRFQVCLCHQGKTWPPACRRLLQATPVPAASGDSAGDPAVAFVDIPGGEACAPSTCIQGRRTDVQFSVPQQLCGLQCGLQLLGPLDDARTLGQMKDLQLLLNPEWGQQSGSMGSPFPRWPAVAQQSAGWACPHGTRMPAHKDPRAAPAGPLSGVTFT